The following proteins are co-located in the Canis aureus isolate CA01 chromosome X, VMU_Caureus_v.1.0, whole genome shotgun sequence genome:
- the NEXMIF gene encoding neurite extension and migration factor isoform X1, producing MDNQQDKAVVASANGENTLINGVKENDSEDQDVAVKSLAALEAAAPIQPIPIVQKETLMYPRGLLPLSSKKPCMQSPPSPLGLIEAPEHAANSASVNAISLTSGVAKSLHTWSLPNECEKAPFAIMEPAGISALNGDCLMQPSRTCLGCFMESKDAVDPEPGISLKVGDLNKDYETCAVSDIGIQCINAGENMKYGEQLLSDQLLGFPLHKSRAGEKREAEKSDIDLEDPAQKSYYEALLLDKCNTEEALLANSNQDWGYFETFISESKIELLDLCSKNELSVNLFSEEDVDNYMFDDDESTLGSDVCSLKIRYESFQDNVRDKTTLLMQEDAQFNFFPSVFTTCPKRESKSGVLKQNSDLSQFKVPDVNIIWGEEDKNLDKKKGKEEGQEDKGIEKKDEKDNGEKSALNKPCNGTELGQFKNPKQGHLDNSLEASGNFGDDNSFIEVSYDAMGEIKDCSRYMARGTNSGSSSSQQNYGLRAKRKVRYSEDYLYDVDSLEGEKVNERKEWLPGGSKEEDDDEWCPKKRRKVTRKEPPVIIKYIIINRFKGEKNMLVKLGRVDSSETTVNLSENQLNKYAKLAPLKGFWQKKKKQRNSNTDSNKIPLCQKQNFEPGSFEVSFLPPARKRKSKLGNRHRIHRIPSVETLASSKQISLCSDQKQGSARKEDGGLKGTLKSTPLAVPSCANGLHLNDVTGPDSVKVKAQDAGFKGPERKVLNKIKFKSEARLKSKKIKAGQENKPIVQMSPLLEDQSSMANLKNEPIPGTSNSSHLSEFHEAKVSKNSTFLPTTCSSEMPLSSANVANNIPVIPGGYLQTLLDASDLSNNTGISYFTHHSPEQNEGSLTQMEKSFVPLQPVQDCVLSASSESELQQSSQNFKIESSNYGNVWPNKPTSGPPEFMAEVSREIAPTQSNEFGVSQVVSMGNNLTATTYNRICLNSSGSNCNKVLYASVQDTQLPSDDSFQLCHFNNGEICFPFQQGPANMDDDRLFSFDSMAPLSVNSSNYCSLSLKSCEKDGDDDITDDFLAHCSPKLVIQQSIDEITPLKESTDLLDISNFTPDKFRHSSLSEMSPPDTPSLSPQITRCESIKMLGTLKEFQEGIPGPLGNMEKTKWDCSTLSQQVQVNDGFALNNHQFQFHMFNDEDSVSLLQKTPCLSAFNDPSDQMSTNNKMSKSRKKSSPNKSAAMNQSSSQKNTRKKSLKANNKGIEKPPGKTSRQAPKSMKKGKYMAAINGEKMQIGIGRGGGQINSISSTEKTLAECIQHGSPVASMKIPSQKGLSGDWTLGKESSSAWSDLNMGTNTNNLLDDDQREFQEPSYILSNIASGMADVQRFMMASIEPLWEPMEHHGDPNIFYSPESNSLKLKTLKILAGTPQESKKKVNSGSPGATKNHRSIKGVSKSNGKAAIGDPGHANMHGYEDSRSAFFDKKYNNLSTLGNNGPTHKKLYRHKSSSKVLRDEKCKGKCVEREQVHKDEAGTASFEKLRDSDYNLLKAETAFWVLPVFEEETHIFQKDI from the exons ATGGATAACCAACAAGATAAGGCTGTCGTTGCCTCAGCCAATGGAGAAAACACTCTGATTAATGGGGTCAAAGAAAATG atTCAGAGGACCAGGATGTGGCAGTAAAGTCACTGGCAGCTCTAGAAGCTGCTGCACCAATCCAGCCTATACCGATAGTTCAAAAAGAGACCCTGATGTATCCCAGGGGTCTCCTGCCTCTGTCTTCTAAGAAACCTTGTATGCAGAGCCCTCCATCTCCTTTGGGGCTAATTGAAGCACCTGAGCATGCTGCTAATAGTGCTTCTGTGAATGCCATCTCCCTTACATCTGGTGTTGCAAAAAGCCTGCATACATGGTCACTGCCCAATGAGTGTGAGAAAGCTCCATTCGCCATAATGGAGCCTGCAGGCATCTCAGCTCTGAATGGGGACTGCCTCATGCAGCCAAGCCGGACTTGTTTGGGCTGCTTCATGGAATCCAAGGATGCAGTAGATCCTGAGCCAGGGATCAGTCTGAAAGTTGGTGATCTAAATAAGGATTACGAAACCTGTGCAGTTTCTGATATAGGAATTCAGTGTATTAATGCTggagaaaacatgaaatatgGAGAGCAGCTGCTCTCAGACCAGCTCCTAGGCTTCCCTTTGCACAAATCAAGGGCAGGAGAAAAACGAGAAGCTGAGAAATCTGACATCGACTTGGAGGATCCAGCTCAGAAAAGCTATTATGAGGCATTACTGTTAGACAAGTGTAATACAGAAGAGGCTTTGCTGGCAAATTCCAATCAGGATTGGGGTTACTTTGAGACTTTCATTAGTGAGAGTAAGATTGAACTGCTTGACCTCTGTTCCAAAAATGAGCTGTCTGTCAACTTATTCTCTGAAGAAGATGTGGATAACTACATGTTCGATGATGATGAGTCAACACTGGGCAGTGATGTCTGTTCCTTGAAAATTCGGTATGAGTCCTTCCAGGACAATGTTCGAGACAAGACCACCCTTCTAATGCAGGAGGATGCCCAATTCAACTTTTTTCCCAGTGTCTTTACTACCTGCCCCAAGCGGGAGTCTAAGAGTGGGGTCCTGAAACAGAACAGTGACCTTTCCCAATTCAAAGTCCCTGATGTGAATATCATCTGGGGGGAGGAGGATAAAAACTTGGAcaagaagaaaggcaaagaagaGGGACAGGAAGATAAGGGTATagagaaaaaggatgaaaaggaTAATGGAGAAAAATCTGCCTTAAATAAACCATGCAATGGGACTGAATTAGGGCAATTTAAGAATCCAAAGCAGGGCCATCTTGACAATTCCTTGGAGGCATCAGGGAATTTTGGTGATGACAATTCCTTCATTGAGGTTTCTTATGATGCCATGGGGGAGATCAAGGACTGTAGCCGCTATATGGCTAGGGGCACAAATTCTGGCAGCTCCTCCTCCCAGCAGAACTATGGGCTGCGAGCCAAGAGAAAAGTCAGGTACAGTGAAGATTATCTATATGACGTTGATTCACTAGAGGGTGAAAAAGTAAATGAGAGGAAAGAATGGCTTCCAGGTGGTTCcaaagaagaagatgatgatgaatgGTGtcccaaaaagagaagaaaagtaaccCGTAAGGAGCCTCCTGTTATTATCAAATACATCATCATCAATCGCTTTAAAGGTGAGAAGAACATGCTGGTGAAGTTGGGAAGGGTAGATTCCAGTGAGACAACAGTGAATTTGAGTGAGAATCAGCTCAACAAATATGCCAAGCTTGCCCCCTTGAAGGGGTTCtggcagaagaagaaaaaacagagaaacagCAACACTGACTCCAACAAGATACCCTTAtgccaaaaacaaaactttgaacCAGGTAGCTTTGAGGTGTCATTTCTGCCACCTGCTCGAAAACGAAAATCTAAACTTGGCAATAGGCACAGAATTCACAGAATCCCATCTGTGGAAACTTTAGCAAGTAGTAAGCAGATATCACTCTGCAGTGATCAGAAGCAAGGCAGTGCTCGTAAAGAAGACGGAGGCCTGAAAGGTACTCTGAAGTCAACACCTTTGGCTGTACCCAGCTGTGCAAATGGATTGCATTTAAATGATGTCACAGGCCCTGACTCAGTAAAAGTCAAAGCCCAAGATGCAGGATTTAAGGGGCCAGAAAGGAAAGTGCTcaacaaaatcaaatttaaaagtgaAGCCAGGTTAAAATccaagaaaatcaaagctgggcAAGAAAATAAACCAATTGTTCAAATGAGCCCCCTTTTGGAAGATCAATCCTCTATGGCTAATTTAAAGAATGAGCCTATTCCTGGGACCTCAAACAGCTCTCATCTATCTGAATTTCATGAGGCAAAGGTTTCTAAGAATTCTACTTTCTTACCAACCACCTGTTCTTCTGAAATGCCTCTATCATCTGCTAATGTTGCCAACAACATACCTGTAATCCCTGGAGGGTATCTACAGACATTGTTAGATGCTTCTGATTTGTCAAATAATACTGGTATATCATACTTCACTCACCATTCTCCAGAGCAAAATGAAGGCAGCCTCACTCAAATGGAAAAATCTTTTGTGCCTCTCCAGCCTGTCCAGGACTGTGTGCTTTCCGCATCCTCTGAGTCTGAGCTGCAGCAGTCATCCCAAAACTTCAAAATAGAATCAAGCAACTATGGAAATGTGTGGCCCAACAAGCCTACTTCTGGCCCCCCGGAATTCATGGCTGAAGTTTCAAGGGAGATAGCTCCAACCCAATCTAATGAATTTGGAGTCTCCCAAGTAGTCTCCATGGGAAATAACCTCACAGCTACAACATACAATCGAATCTGCCTCAATAGTAGTGGCAGTAATTGCAACAAGGTCTTATACGCCTCTGTGCAAGACACCCAACTCCCATCTGATGACTCTTTTCAATTATGTCACTTTAATAATGGAGAGATATGCTTTCCTTTCCAGCAGGGCCCAGCCAATATGGATGATGATCGGCTCTTTAGCTTTGATTCAATGGCCCCACTCTCTGTCAACTCAAGCAATTATTGCTCCTTAAGCTTGAAATCCTGTGAAaaggatggtgatgatgatattACTGATGACTTCCTAGCCCATTGCAGCCCCAAGCTGGTGATCCAGCAGAGTATTGATGAGATAACACCATTAAAGGAGTCTACTGACCTCTTGGATATCTCCAACTTCACTCCTGACAAATTCCGCCACTCATCTCTCTCAGAGATGTCCCCACCTGACACCCCTAGTCTTTCCCCTCAAATTACCAGATGCGAGAGTATCAAGATGCTAGGAACACTGAAGGAGTTCCAAGAGGGCATCCCAGGACCATTGGGCAATATGGAGAAAACCAAATGGGACTGCAGTACCCTTTCACAGCAGGTTCAAGTGAATGATGGATTTGCTTTAAATAACCATCAGTTTCAGTTCCATATGTTCAATGATGAGGATTCTGTCAGCCTGCTCCAAAAAACTCCTTGCCTATCAGCATTTAATGATCCATCTGATCAAATGAGTACTAACAACAAAATgtcaaaatcaagaaagaaaagttcACCCAACAAGAGTGCGGCTATGAACCAAAGCTCTTCTCAGAAAAACACCAGGAAAAAATCTCTCAAAGCCAACAACAAAGGGATTGAAAAGCCACCTGGCAAAACCTCCCGCCAGGCCCCTAAGTCgatgaagaaagggaaatacaTGGCTGCAATTAATGGAGAGAAAATGCAAATTGGCATTGGCCGTGGGGGAGGCCAAATCAACAGCATATCCTCCACAGAGAAGACATTGGCCGAATGTATCCAACATGGTAGCCCTGTGGCCTCCATGAAGATACCAAGTCAAAAAGGACTTTCTGGAGATTGGACTTTGGGGAAGGAGAGCAGCTCAGCCTGGAGCGACCTGAACATGGGCACCAACACCAATAACCTCCTTGATGATGACCAACGGGAATTTCAGGAGCCTTCCTATATCTTATCCAACATCGCCTCTGGTATGGCAGATGTACAGAGATTCATGATGGCCTCCATAGAGCCCCTTTGGGAACCCATGGAGCACCATGGGGATCCCAACATATTCTACTCCCCAGAGTCCAATAGTCTAAAattaaaaaccctcaaaatatTGGCTGGGACACCACAGGAATCTAAGAAAAAAGTCAACAGTGGGTCCCCAGGAGCCACTAAGAATCACAGGTCCATCAAGGGTGTGAGTAAAAGCAATGGGAAAGCAGCGATAGGTGATCCTGGTCATGCAAACATGCATGGTTATGAGGACTCTCGCTCTGCCTTCTTTGATAAAAAGTATAATAACCTGAGCACTTTAGGCAATAATGGACCAACACACAAAAAGTTATATCGTCACAAATCCAGCTCCAAGGTCCTGAGAGATGAGAAGTGTAAGGGAAAGTGCGTGGAGCGAGAACAGGTCCACAAGGATGAGGCTGGGACAGCTTCTTTTGAAAAACTAAG GGATTCCGACTACAATCTCCTAAAAGCAGAAACAGCATTTTGGGTTTTACCTGTGTTTGAAGAAGAAACTCATATTTTCCAGAAAGACATTTga
- the NEXMIF gene encoding neurite extension and migration factor isoform X2 — translation MDNQQDKAVVASANGENTLINGVKENDSEDQDVAVKSLAALEAAAPIQPIPIVQKETLMYPRGLLPLSSKKPCMQSPPSPLGLIEAPEHAANSASVNAISLTSGVAKSLHTWSLPNECEKAPFAIMEPAGISALNGDCLMQPSRTCLGCFMESKDAVDPEPGISLKVGDLNKDYETCAVSDIGIQCINAGENMKYGEQLLSDQLLGFPLHKSRAGEKREAEKSDIDLEDPAQKSYYEALLLDKCNTEEALLANSNQDWGYFETFISESKIELLDLCSKNELSVNLFSEEDVDNYMFDDDESTLGSDVCSLKIRYESFQDNVRDKTTLLMQEDAQFNFFPSVFTTCPKRESKSGVLKQNSDLSQFKVPDVNIIWGEEDKNLDKKKGKEEGQEDKGIEKKDEKDNGEKSALNKPCNGTELGQFKNPKQGHLDNSLEASGNFGDDNSFIEVSYDAMGEIKDCSRYMARGTNSGSSSSQQNYGLRAKRKVRYSEDYLYDVDSLEGEKVNERKEWLPGGSKEEDDDEWCPKKRRKVTRKEPPVIIKYIIINRFKGEKNMLVKLGRVDSSETTVNLSENQLNKYAKLAPLKGFWQKKKKQRNSNTDSNKIPLCQKQNFEPGSFEVSFLPPARKRKSKLGNRHRIHRIPSVETLASSKQISLCSDQKQGSARKEDGGLKGTLKSTPLAVPSCANGLHLNDVTGPDSVKVKAQDAGFKGPERKVLNKIKFKSEARLKSKKIKAGQENKPIVQMSPLLEDQSSMANLKNEPIPGTSNSSHLSEFHEAKVSKNSTFLPTTCSSEMPLSSANVANNIPVIPGGYLQTLLDASDLSNNTGISYFTHHSPEQNEGSLTQMEKSFVPLQPVQDCVLSASSESELQQSSQNFKIESSNYGNVWPNKPTSGPPEFMAEVSREIAPTQSNEFGVSQVVSMGNNLTATTYNRICLNSSGSNCNKVLYASVQDTQLPSDDSFQLCHFNNGEICFPFQQGPANMDDDRLFSFDSMAPLSVNSSNYCSLSLKSCEKDGDDDITDDFLAHCSPKLVIQQSIDEITPLKESTDLLDISNFTPDKFRHSSLSEMSPPDTPSLSPQITRCESIKMLGTLKEFQEGIPGPLGNMEKTKWDCSTLSQQVQVNDGFALNNHQFQFHMFNDEDSVSLLQKTPCLSAFNDPSDQMSTNNKMSKSRKKSSPNKSAAMNQSSSQKNTRKKSLKANNKGIEKPPGKTSRQAPKSMKKGKYMAAINGEKMQIGIGRGGGQINSISSTEKTLAECIQHGSPVASMKIPSQKGLSGDWTLGKESSSAWSDLNMGTNTNNLLDDDQREFQEPSYILSNIASGIPTTIS, via the exons ATGGATAACCAACAAGATAAGGCTGTCGTTGCCTCAGCCAATGGAGAAAACACTCTGATTAATGGGGTCAAAGAAAATG atTCAGAGGACCAGGATGTGGCAGTAAAGTCACTGGCAGCTCTAGAAGCTGCTGCACCAATCCAGCCTATACCGATAGTTCAAAAAGAGACCCTGATGTATCCCAGGGGTCTCCTGCCTCTGTCTTCTAAGAAACCTTGTATGCAGAGCCCTCCATCTCCTTTGGGGCTAATTGAAGCACCTGAGCATGCTGCTAATAGTGCTTCTGTGAATGCCATCTCCCTTACATCTGGTGTTGCAAAAAGCCTGCATACATGGTCACTGCCCAATGAGTGTGAGAAAGCTCCATTCGCCATAATGGAGCCTGCAGGCATCTCAGCTCTGAATGGGGACTGCCTCATGCAGCCAAGCCGGACTTGTTTGGGCTGCTTCATGGAATCCAAGGATGCAGTAGATCCTGAGCCAGGGATCAGTCTGAAAGTTGGTGATCTAAATAAGGATTACGAAACCTGTGCAGTTTCTGATATAGGAATTCAGTGTATTAATGCTggagaaaacatgaaatatgGAGAGCAGCTGCTCTCAGACCAGCTCCTAGGCTTCCCTTTGCACAAATCAAGGGCAGGAGAAAAACGAGAAGCTGAGAAATCTGACATCGACTTGGAGGATCCAGCTCAGAAAAGCTATTATGAGGCATTACTGTTAGACAAGTGTAATACAGAAGAGGCTTTGCTGGCAAATTCCAATCAGGATTGGGGTTACTTTGAGACTTTCATTAGTGAGAGTAAGATTGAACTGCTTGACCTCTGTTCCAAAAATGAGCTGTCTGTCAACTTATTCTCTGAAGAAGATGTGGATAACTACATGTTCGATGATGATGAGTCAACACTGGGCAGTGATGTCTGTTCCTTGAAAATTCGGTATGAGTCCTTCCAGGACAATGTTCGAGACAAGACCACCCTTCTAATGCAGGAGGATGCCCAATTCAACTTTTTTCCCAGTGTCTTTACTACCTGCCCCAAGCGGGAGTCTAAGAGTGGGGTCCTGAAACAGAACAGTGACCTTTCCCAATTCAAAGTCCCTGATGTGAATATCATCTGGGGGGAGGAGGATAAAAACTTGGAcaagaagaaaggcaaagaagaGGGACAGGAAGATAAGGGTATagagaaaaaggatgaaaaggaTAATGGAGAAAAATCTGCCTTAAATAAACCATGCAATGGGACTGAATTAGGGCAATTTAAGAATCCAAAGCAGGGCCATCTTGACAATTCCTTGGAGGCATCAGGGAATTTTGGTGATGACAATTCCTTCATTGAGGTTTCTTATGATGCCATGGGGGAGATCAAGGACTGTAGCCGCTATATGGCTAGGGGCACAAATTCTGGCAGCTCCTCCTCCCAGCAGAACTATGGGCTGCGAGCCAAGAGAAAAGTCAGGTACAGTGAAGATTATCTATATGACGTTGATTCACTAGAGGGTGAAAAAGTAAATGAGAGGAAAGAATGGCTTCCAGGTGGTTCcaaagaagaagatgatgatgaatgGTGtcccaaaaagagaagaaaagtaaccCGTAAGGAGCCTCCTGTTATTATCAAATACATCATCATCAATCGCTTTAAAGGTGAGAAGAACATGCTGGTGAAGTTGGGAAGGGTAGATTCCAGTGAGACAACAGTGAATTTGAGTGAGAATCAGCTCAACAAATATGCCAAGCTTGCCCCCTTGAAGGGGTTCtggcagaagaagaaaaaacagagaaacagCAACACTGACTCCAACAAGATACCCTTAtgccaaaaacaaaactttgaacCAGGTAGCTTTGAGGTGTCATTTCTGCCACCTGCTCGAAAACGAAAATCTAAACTTGGCAATAGGCACAGAATTCACAGAATCCCATCTGTGGAAACTTTAGCAAGTAGTAAGCAGATATCACTCTGCAGTGATCAGAAGCAAGGCAGTGCTCGTAAAGAAGACGGAGGCCTGAAAGGTACTCTGAAGTCAACACCTTTGGCTGTACCCAGCTGTGCAAATGGATTGCATTTAAATGATGTCACAGGCCCTGACTCAGTAAAAGTCAAAGCCCAAGATGCAGGATTTAAGGGGCCAGAAAGGAAAGTGCTcaacaaaatcaaatttaaaagtgaAGCCAGGTTAAAATccaagaaaatcaaagctgggcAAGAAAATAAACCAATTGTTCAAATGAGCCCCCTTTTGGAAGATCAATCCTCTATGGCTAATTTAAAGAATGAGCCTATTCCTGGGACCTCAAACAGCTCTCATCTATCTGAATTTCATGAGGCAAAGGTTTCTAAGAATTCTACTTTCTTACCAACCACCTGTTCTTCTGAAATGCCTCTATCATCTGCTAATGTTGCCAACAACATACCTGTAATCCCTGGAGGGTATCTACAGACATTGTTAGATGCTTCTGATTTGTCAAATAATACTGGTATATCATACTTCACTCACCATTCTCCAGAGCAAAATGAAGGCAGCCTCACTCAAATGGAAAAATCTTTTGTGCCTCTCCAGCCTGTCCAGGACTGTGTGCTTTCCGCATCCTCTGAGTCTGAGCTGCAGCAGTCATCCCAAAACTTCAAAATAGAATCAAGCAACTATGGAAATGTGTGGCCCAACAAGCCTACTTCTGGCCCCCCGGAATTCATGGCTGAAGTTTCAAGGGAGATAGCTCCAACCCAATCTAATGAATTTGGAGTCTCCCAAGTAGTCTCCATGGGAAATAACCTCACAGCTACAACATACAATCGAATCTGCCTCAATAGTAGTGGCAGTAATTGCAACAAGGTCTTATACGCCTCTGTGCAAGACACCCAACTCCCATCTGATGACTCTTTTCAATTATGTCACTTTAATAATGGAGAGATATGCTTTCCTTTCCAGCAGGGCCCAGCCAATATGGATGATGATCGGCTCTTTAGCTTTGATTCAATGGCCCCACTCTCTGTCAACTCAAGCAATTATTGCTCCTTAAGCTTGAAATCCTGTGAAaaggatggtgatgatgatattACTGATGACTTCCTAGCCCATTGCAGCCCCAAGCTGGTGATCCAGCAGAGTATTGATGAGATAACACCATTAAAGGAGTCTACTGACCTCTTGGATATCTCCAACTTCACTCCTGACAAATTCCGCCACTCATCTCTCTCAGAGATGTCCCCACCTGACACCCCTAGTCTTTCCCCTCAAATTACCAGATGCGAGAGTATCAAGATGCTAGGAACACTGAAGGAGTTCCAAGAGGGCATCCCAGGACCATTGGGCAATATGGAGAAAACCAAATGGGACTGCAGTACCCTTTCACAGCAGGTTCAAGTGAATGATGGATTTGCTTTAAATAACCATCAGTTTCAGTTCCATATGTTCAATGATGAGGATTCTGTCAGCCTGCTCCAAAAAACTCCTTGCCTATCAGCATTTAATGATCCATCTGATCAAATGAGTACTAACAACAAAATgtcaaaatcaagaaagaaaagttcACCCAACAAGAGTGCGGCTATGAACCAAAGCTCTTCTCAGAAAAACACCAGGAAAAAATCTCTCAAAGCCAACAACAAAGGGATTGAAAAGCCACCTGGCAAAACCTCCCGCCAGGCCCCTAAGTCgatgaagaaagggaaatacaTGGCTGCAATTAATGGAGAGAAAATGCAAATTGGCATTGGCCGTGGGGGAGGCCAAATCAACAGCATATCCTCCACAGAGAAGACATTGGCCGAATGTATCCAACATGGTAGCCCTGTGGCCTCCATGAAGATACCAAGTCAAAAAGGACTTTCTGGAGATTGGACTTTGGGGAAGGAGAGCAGCTCAGCCTGGAGCGACCTGAACATGGGCACCAACACCAATAACCTCCTTGATGATGACCAACGGGAATTTCAGGAGCCTTCCTATATCTTATCCAACATCGCCTCTG GGATTCCGACTACAATCTCCTAA